One Scomber scombrus chromosome 1, fScoSco1.1, whole genome shotgun sequence DNA segment encodes these proteins:
- the cd81a gene encoding CD81 molecule a encodes MGVEGCTKCIKYLLFFFNFIFWLAGGVILGVALWLRHDPQTSNLLGVEFEGAQPPSTFYISVHILIGVGAVMMVVGFLGCYGAIQESQCLLGTFFACLVILFACEVAAGIWGFMHKDTVSKEMINFYDSVYDKATLQSLSDMDKEKTKAAASVLKIFHETLSCCGKGIGTGVFTFLTDKLGLTDVCPSGGASTNCHSRINELFSDKIYLIGIAALVVAVIMIFEMIFSMVLCCGIRNSPVY; translated from the exons cttgcAGGAGGTGTAATCCTGGGCGTGGCCCTATGGCTGAGACACGATCCCCAGACTAGCAACCTGCTAGGAGTTGAATTTGAAGGAGCCCAACCGCCAAGCACCTTCTACATCA GTGTCCACATCCTGATCGGTGTCGGCGCTGTGATGATGGTTGTCGGGTTCCTCGGTTGCTACGGTGCCATCCAGGAGTCCCAATGTCTGCTGGGAACT TTCTTCGCCTGCCTGGTCATCCTGTTCGCCTGCGAGGTTGCAGCTGGTATCTGGGGCTTCATGCATAAAGACACT GTGTCAAAGGAGATGATCAACTTCTATGACTCTGTGTACGACAAGGCCACGTTGCAATCTCTCTCCGACATGGACAAAGAGAAGACAAAGGCAGCTGCCTCTGTGCTCAAGATCTTCCACGAGACG ctgAGTTGCTGTGGTAAAGGAATAGGAACTGGGGTCTTCACGTTCCTCACAGACAAGCTTGGTCTGACTGATGTGTGCCCCTCTGGTGGAGCTTCAACC AATTGCCACAGCAGGATCAACGAATTGTTCTCAGATAAGATTTATCTGATCGGTATCGCTGCTCTGGTGGTTGCAGTTATTATG ATCTTCGAGATGATCTTCAGTATGGTGTTGTGCTGCGGGATCCGCAACAGCCCGGTCTATTAA